One part of the Pelagicoccus sp. SDUM812003 genome encodes these proteins:
- a CDS encoding DUF6250 domain-containing protein, giving the protein MISKPLLLALLCLAVWACGAEPARDDRPTSVIYQDDFENGLENWVVEQQPGGTVEVKDGNLVIDDEKGCTVWFKRELHAPVRIRYHVTLSADQRVSDMNCFWMASDPDHPDDLFAQGHGRTGAFATYDDLQLYYVGYGGNHNSTTRFRRYLGKGEKPLLEGYDLRGEQHLLKADHTYEIELVADENGARYYRDGELVFEYEDPQPLSSGWFGFRTVWSKTIISDFKVERLEKGAGE; this is encoded by the coding sequence ATGATTAGCAAACCCCTGCTCCTTGCCTTGCTCTGCCTCGCCGTCTGGGCTTGCGGAGCCGAACCTGCCAGAGACGACCGACCGACGAGCGTGATCTATCAAGACGACTTTGAAAATGGACTGGAAAACTGGGTTGTTGAGCAGCAGCCCGGCGGGACCGTGGAGGTGAAGGACGGAAACCTAGTCATCGACGACGAGAAAGGCTGCACGGTGTGGTTCAAACGCGAGCTGCATGCCCCAGTGCGTATCCGATATCATGTGACGCTTTCCGCCGATCAACGGGTGTCGGATATGAACTGCTTTTGGATGGCGAGCGACCCGGACCACCCGGACGACCTTTTCGCTCAGGGACATGGTCGCACGGGCGCCTTCGCAACCTACGACGATCTGCAGCTCTACTACGTGGGCTATGGTGGCAACCACAATTCGACCACTCGATTTCGCCGCTATCTGGGCAAGGGTGAAAAACCGCTTCTCGAAGGCTACGACCTGCGAGGCGAGCAGCACCTTCTCAAAGCGGACCACACCTACGAGATCGAATTGGTAGCCGACGAAAACGGAGCTCGCTACTATCGCGATGGAGAATTGGTTTTTGAATACGAAGATCCGCAGCCGCTGAGCAGTGGCTGGTTCGGATTCCGCACGGTCTGGAGCAAGACGATCATCAGCGACTTCAAGGTTGAACGACTGGAGAAAGGAGCGGGAGAATGA
- a CDS encoding glycoside hydrolase family 43 protein, with translation MTDTTYLFAYFTGNGQSGMHLAHSEDGLSWRPLSDKAYISPMQGLMRDPFLACGPDGVFRLVWTTDWESQEIGYASSRDLLHWSEQRKLPVMAEHPATRNCWAPEMVYDAIRSDYLIFWASTIEGRFINEGETSEDGYNHRMWSVRTKDFETFSSPEIFFDPGYSVIDATLLQLPDHTWRLICKDERLSPERKSLFVCQAPSPSGPFSKPSKPFTKAWVEGPACLQIDGWTHVYYDVYRDGRYEGKRTKDFETWEDISDRISFPEGARHGSIISAPRSLVDALQ, from the coding sequence ATGACTGATACCACCTACCTTTTTGCATACTTCACAGGAAACGGTCAGAGCGGCATGCATCTGGCCCATAGCGAAGACGGACTGAGCTGGAGGCCGCTCTCGGACAAAGCGTACATCAGCCCCATGCAAGGGCTGATGCGCGATCCGTTTCTCGCCTGTGGGCCCGATGGCGTTTTTCGCCTTGTCTGGACGACCGACTGGGAGTCACAAGAAATCGGATACGCTTCCTCTCGTGACCTTCTTCACTGGAGCGAGCAGCGAAAGCTCCCGGTGATGGCCGAACACCCCGCCACCCGCAACTGCTGGGCGCCGGAGATGGTCTACGACGCGATCCGCTCCGACTATCTCATCTTCTGGGCGTCCACCATCGAAGGTAGATTCATAAACGAAGGAGAAACCTCAGAAGACGGATACAATCACCGCATGTGGAGTGTCCGCACCAAGGATTTTGAGACCTTCTCGTCTCCGGAAATCTTCTTCGACCCCGGCTACAGCGTTATCGACGCTACGCTCCTGCAGCTACCCGACCATACCTGGAGATTGATCTGCAAGGACGAGCGCCTTTCGCCTGAGCGGAAAAGCCTGTTCGTTTGCCAAGCTCCAAGCCCGAGCGGGCCGTTCTCCAAACCGTCGAAACCGTTCACCAAAGCTTGGGTCGAAGGTCCTGCTTGCCTTCAGATAGACGGATGGACGCACGTCTACTACGACGTTTATCGAGATGGTCGCTACGAAGGGAAACGCACCAAGGATTTCGAGACCTGGGAGGACATTTCGGATCGGATCAGTTTCCCCGAAGGAGCCCGTCACGGCAGCATCATCTCAGCTCCGCGGTCGCTAGTCGACGCCCTGCAATAG
- a CDS encoding PKD domain-containing protein → MKRHFLQASVATAGLWIAATSFSLERPKTEFPIFQFPADAIPRIDGDGEDWSMVPERYVVGTAELWEDSGKHEGLKPESLDISVKVGWVKGLNRLYFLYEAYDDYWDFSLPGLKNDTFEIVVDGDLSGGPLITRFRENEDRLSEADAWRSMHGVHAQNYHIFTPAKDKDWTMLWGPAQWLKELPYSNYAYDYDFQPGESGKLTLEFWITPFDYAGAEGPERSVPSILEENKLIGLCWAIIDYDDVDSDRNNGFWNLSRSHTMYGKANELVAFRLMPLEPEFQPELQADWKVKILDRELRRVAFFDDSFGESIDSWYWEFGDGETSSEKDPIHRYQEPGHYVVTLTVSSGGVTSKRSKVWEVSFK, encoded by the coding sequence ATGAAGCGACACTTCCTGCAGGCGTCCGTGGCAACGGCGGGTCTTTGGATCGCCGCGACAAGTTTCTCGTTGGAGAGACCGAAGACGGAGTTTCCCATCTTCCAGTTTCCCGCCGACGCGATCCCGCGCATCGATGGAGATGGCGAGGATTGGTCCATGGTTCCGGAGCGCTACGTGGTGGGAACCGCGGAGCTGTGGGAAGACTCAGGCAAGCATGAGGGACTTAAGCCTGAATCGCTGGACATCAGCGTCAAGGTTGGCTGGGTGAAGGGGCTGAACCGGCTCTACTTCCTGTACGAGGCATACGACGACTATTGGGATTTTTCTCTACCTGGACTCAAGAACGACACCTTCGAGATTGTGGTGGATGGCGATCTGAGCGGCGGACCGCTGATCACTCGCTTTCGCGAAAATGAAGACCGTTTGAGCGAAGCCGACGCTTGGCGGTCGATGCATGGAGTCCACGCTCAGAACTACCATATCTTTACGCCAGCCAAGGACAAGGATTGGACCATGCTTTGGGGGCCGGCTCAATGGCTGAAGGAGCTACCGTATTCGAATTACGCGTACGACTACGATTTTCAGCCTGGAGAAAGCGGAAAGCTGACCTTGGAATTCTGGATCACTCCTTTCGATTACGCGGGTGCCGAAGGACCGGAACGCTCGGTGCCGAGCATCCTTGAAGAGAATAAGCTCATCGGCCTTTGCTGGGCGATCATCGACTACGATGATGTCGATAGCGACCGAAACAATGGCTTTTGGAACCTGTCTCGCAGCCATACCATGTACGGCAAGGCCAATGAGCTGGTCGCCTTTCGCCTGATGCCGCTCGAGCCGGAGTTTCAGCCCGAGCTTCAGGCTGATTGGAAAGTGAAGATACTCGATCGCGAGCTTCGTAGGGTCGCGTTTTTCGACGATTCGTTCGGGGAATCGATTGATTCCTGGTATTGGGAGTTTGGGGACGGCGAAACGTCATCCGAAAAGGATCCGATCCACAGGTATCAGGAGCCTGGGCACTACGTCGTGACGCTCACCGTCTCAAGCGGAGGAGTGACCTCCAAGCGCTCCAAGGTTTGGGAAGTCAGCTTCAAGTAG
- a CDS encoding acetylxylan esterase translates to MPILDKPLSELKAYQGTNPRPADFDAYWSEALAELEAVDPEVRLEPCSALNSRNVELFHLSFTGVGGARVYAKFLRPKGAERAPALLMFHGYSANSGDWSEKLGYVNEGFCVASMDCRGQGGRSEDVGGVRGTTLRGHIIRGLEADDPQQLLYRSIFLDTAQLARIVMAMPEVDPARVASTGGSQGGALSLACAALEPQIALCSAAFPFLCDYKRVWEMDLAAKAYEELSYYLRRRDPLHQRVDAMFEKLGYIDIQNLVPRIKAPVLMATGLMDDICPPSTQFAAYNKIVSEKEMALYPDFGHEDLPGFSDSVFNFNMRLR, encoded by the coding sequence ATGCCCATTCTCGACAAACCTCTTTCCGAGCTAAAAGCCTATCAAGGAACCAATCCCCGCCCAGCGGACTTCGACGCGTATTGGAGCGAAGCGCTCGCGGAGCTGGAGGCGGTCGACCCCGAGGTGAGACTCGAGCCCTGCTCAGCGCTGAACAGCCGCAACGTGGAGCTGTTTCACCTGAGTTTCACCGGTGTGGGCGGAGCAAGAGTCTACGCCAAGTTCCTCCGGCCCAAAGGAGCTGAACGCGCTCCCGCCTTGCTGATGTTTCACGGCTACAGCGCCAACAGCGGCGACTGGAGCGAAAAGCTCGGCTACGTCAACGAAGGATTCTGCGTGGCGTCCATGGACTGTCGAGGACAAGGGGGTCGTTCGGAGGACGTCGGCGGCGTACGAGGCACCACCCTGAGAGGCCACATCATTCGCGGGCTCGAAGCGGACGATCCCCAGCAGTTGCTCTATCGCTCCATCTTTCTGGATACAGCCCAGCTGGCCCGTATCGTGATGGCCATGCCCGAGGTGGACCCCGCGCGTGTCGCCTCTACCGGTGGATCCCAAGGTGGAGCCCTCTCGCTGGCTTGCGCCGCCTTGGAGCCTCAAATCGCTCTTTGCTCCGCCGCCTTCCCCTTTCTCTGCGATTACAAGCGCGTCTGGGAAATGGATCTCGCCGCCAAGGCCTACGAGGAGCTTTCCTACTATCTGCGTCGCAGAGACCCCTTGCACCAGAGGGTTGACGCTATGTTCGAGAAACTTGGATACATCGACATCCAAAATCTCGTCCCGCGCATCAAAGCCCCTGTTTTGATGGCCACTGGCTTGATGGACGACATCTGCCCGCCATCGACCCAGTTCGCCGCATACAACAAGATCGTCTCCGAGAAGGAGATGGCGCTCTATCCGGATTTCGGCCACGAGGATCTTCCGGGCTTTTCGGATTCCGTTTTCAACTTCAACATGCGACTGAGATGA
- a CDS encoding sodium:solute symporter, with product MFRLFTFLAGVALAVSLTAQTEVQQLKQETEQNELPAAPRSLENAYLAKLGDVVLAVVPVSPSASGQAEVFLLDLAAKSWRQLESLEGVSSKAGVASSNDELYLVGGLLNGSATDQVLQISLDGDQPVKTELQPLPQAVVSPAATLTSGTLYVADGSKDSAPANAVSQYLSLDPDSADAKWQTLDAPLGEPKAEGFLIKSVESIAYLGGSESNGAPTRNTPSYHARYGWSDASPQAIGTGKIVDAAKLGDSHAIALVQNPDNSLQAALYHMIGQTWVTIDPRLSRLPSDSRVIPESNGFLILSSSQSLEVSFSAPETNYGWWDHLSVALYFAVMLWVGFHFAKQSKNSADYFRGGHKIPWWATGMSLFATGASAMSLMAMPGKSYYSNWTFFAISIYSILALPIAMYFFAPIIRKLNFGTAFEYLEERFGLSVRLIGSTIFAVYQILGRMGGVLLLPSFALEAIAGIPMHVSVPIMGLVTIAYTFLGGLSAVIWTDTIQGLVMVSAVSGCLLLVFFRIDMPFSEMWSVVNAQDKLHTFDWGFTLTEENVFTVFLGIILVTLLGIGDQNFVQRVQCGPSLSSTRKAIATQMAVAVPINILLFSLGTALFLFYKQAPAELNPTMRNDGIYPFFAAQQLPPGVSGLVIAALLAATMSTISSSICSVSNLAVDDVYKRFFASATDTQGVFVGRIVTVLVGLFGIGSAFFLNFFETPSIWDLALRVVSIVTSTTVGIYFLGLFTQRSNEIGVLAGIVAGMAVTYWVSVEGILVFWLYPAAGSLVTIAVGYAVSLATGGNKKNIDGLTLASLQNRTGGLDD from the coding sequence ATGTTTAGACTCTTCACCTTCCTCGCTGGCGTCGCTCTAGCGGTTTCCCTAACCGCGCAGACCGAAGTCCAGCAACTCAAACAAGAAACGGAGCAAAACGAACTTCCCGCCGCCCCGCGTTCCCTGGAAAACGCATACCTCGCAAAGCTGGGCGACGTCGTTCTCGCTGTGGTTCCAGTCTCGCCAAGCGCATCCGGACAAGCGGAGGTTTTCCTGCTGGATCTAGCCGCCAAGTCCTGGCGGCAGCTCGAATCCCTCGAAGGCGTTTCCAGCAAAGCGGGCGTCGCCTCCTCGAACGACGAGCTCTATCTGGTAGGTGGGCTTCTAAACGGGTCCGCTACTGACCAAGTGCTGCAGATCAGCCTCGATGGGGATCAGCCGGTGAAAACGGAGCTGCAACCGCTGCCTCAGGCTGTCGTTTCACCTGCAGCCACGCTGACAAGCGGCACCCTATACGTGGCGGACGGATCGAAGGATTCGGCCCCGGCGAACGCCGTTTCACAATACCTCAGCCTGGACCCGGATAGCGCCGACGCCAAGTGGCAAACGCTCGACGCTCCGCTAGGCGAGCCAAAGGCAGAGGGATTTCTCATAAAGTCGGTGGAATCCATCGCCTACCTGGGAGGTTCCGAATCCAACGGAGCGCCCACCCGCAACACGCCGTCCTACCACGCTCGATACGGATGGAGCGATGCCTCCCCCCAGGCGATCGGTACAGGCAAGATCGTCGACGCGGCGAAGCTCGGCGATTCGCACGCCATCGCTCTGGTCCAAAACCCGGACAACTCCCTGCAAGCGGCCCTCTATCACATGATCGGCCAAACGTGGGTAACCATCGACCCTCGCCTGTCCCGATTGCCCTCCGACAGCCGCGTCATTCCGGAGTCGAACGGATTCCTCATTCTCTCCTCCTCGCAATCGCTTGAAGTCAGCTTCTCGGCTCCAGAAACCAACTACGGCTGGTGGGACCACCTCTCAGTCGCCCTCTACTTCGCGGTCATGCTCTGGGTCGGCTTCCACTTCGCCAAGCAAAGCAAGAACTCGGCGGACTACTTCCGAGGCGGGCACAAGATCCCTTGGTGGGCCACAGGCATGAGTCTTTTCGCCACTGGGGCGAGCGCCATGAGCCTGATGGCCATGCCGGGAAAATCGTACTACAGCAACTGGACCTTCTTCGCCATCAGCATCTACTCGATTCTGGCCCTGCCCATCGCCATGTACTTCTTCGCTCCGATCATTCGAAAGCTCAACTTCGGCACGGCGTTCGAGTACCTGGAAGAACGTTTCGGCCTATCCGTTCGCTTGATCGGCAGCACCATTTTTGCGGTGTATCAGATTCTTGGGCGCATGGGGGGCGTTCTACTGCTGCCTTCCTTCGCCCTGGAAGCGATCGCGGGCATTCCCATGCACGTCAGCGTGCCGATCATGGGTCTCGTCACCATCGCCTACACCTTCCTCGGCGGGCTGTCGGCCGTAATCTGGACCGACACCATTCAGGGATTGGTCATGGTATCGGCTGTGAGCGGATGCTTGCTGCTCGTTTTCTTCCGCATCGACATGCCGTTCTCCGAAATGTGGAGCGTCGTCAACGCCCAGGACAAGTTGCACACCTTCGACTGGGGCTTCACCCTCACGGAAGAAAACGTCTTCACGGTCTTCCTCGGCATCATACTTGTCACGCTGCTAGGCATCGGCGATCAGAACTTCGTGCAGCGCGTGCAGTGCGGTCCGTCACTCAGCAGCACCCGCAAGGCGATCGCCACTCAGATGGCCGTCGCGGTACCCATCAACATCCTGCTCTTCTCCCTCGGAACGGCGCTCTTTCTCTTCTACAAGCAAGCTCCGGCTGAGCTCAACCCGACCATGCGAAACGATGGGATCTATCCCTTCTTCGCCGCTCAGCAGCTGCCGCCCGGCGTTTCGGGTCTGGTCATCGCAGCCCTGCTGGCCGCTACCATGTCCACCATCTCGAGCAGCATTTGCAGCGTCTCCAACCTCGCGGTGGACGATGTCTACAAGCGCTTCTTCGCCAGCGCCACCGATACGCAAGGCGTTTTCGTCGGACGGATCGTTACGGTGCTCGTCGGCCTCTTCGGTATCGGTTCCGCGTTCTTCCTCAACTTTTTCGAAACGCCATCGATATGGGACCTCGCTCTCCGAGTCGTCAGTATCGTTACCTCCACTACAGTTGGAATCTACTTCCTCGGGCTCTTCACTCAGCGCAGCAACGAAATCGGCGTTCTTGCCGGCATCGTAGCCGGTATGGCAGTGACCTATTGGGTATCCGTCGAAGGGATACTGGTGTTCTGGCTCTATCCCGCAGCAGGCTCTCTGGTCACCATCGCCGTCGGATACGCAGTGAGTCTCGCCACTGGTGGAAACAAGAAAAACATCGACGGCCTGACCTTGGCATCTCTGCAGAACCGTACTGGCGGTCTCGATGACTGA
- a CDS encoding family 43 glycosylhydrolase produces MIRAFLISFFLMTTLSFASESPFPNPLIPQRADPWVYKHDDGYYYFIATSPQYEQIELRRAKTLEGLMCAEPKVIWEKHEEGVMGAHIWAPELHYIDGKWYVHFAAGEAEEIWKIRMWVLENDSANPLDGQWREKGKINAAWDSFSLDATTFEHQGKRYLIWAQSAPEFDGNSSLFIAEMDTPWSITGKPVLITRPEYEWENRTYKVNEGAAVLKRHGRVFVAYSGSATDHDYAMGLLWADEEADLLDPASWTKSPGPVFVSSEENGIYGPGHNSFTTDEHGNDVIMYHARNYKEIAGPSLRDWNRHARIQRFGWTSDGFPDFGQPAPDTPAKEAPKPLFRDPLYDGTADPVVIWNEDRGRWWMFYTNRRAKAEGLSGVAWVHGTHIGIAESCDLGHSWERFGQANINLPEEIDVADPTHWAPEVMRGPDGTYHMYLTFVPGVFENWGHPRSILHLTSDNLLDWEYQSTLDLSSDRVIDACVARLPDGSWRMWYNNERDGKSIYYADSDDLYNWEDQGKAVGDQAGEGPKVVYWKNSYWMVTDVWDGLGVYRSDDALAWERQEGANLLKEPGSGEDDQVIGGHPDIVLQGDQAFLFYFTHPGRVEPGLPDSYQTRRSSIQVVELKYEDGKLTANRDEPTYLKLDPQFSYPLR; encoded by the coding sequence ATGATCCGCGCTTTTCTCATTTCGTTTTTCCTAATGACCACCCTCTCCTTCGCATCCGAATCGCCCTTCCCGAATCCGCTGATTCCTCAGCGAGCTGACCCATGGGTGTACAAGCACGACGACGGCTACTACTATTTCATCGCCACCTCGCCCCAGTACGAGCAGATCGAGCTTCGCCGGGCCAAGACGCTCGAGGGGCTGATGTGCGCCGAGCCAAAGGTCATCTGGGAGAAGCACGAGGAAGGCGTCATGGGCGCCCACATCTGGGCCCCGGAACTTCACTACATCGACGGCAAGTGGTACGTCCACTTCGCAGCAGGCGAAGCGGAGGAGATTTGGAAAATCCGCATGTGGGTGCTGGAAAACGATTCCGCGAATCCGCTCGATGGCCAATGGAGAGAGAAAGGCAAAATCAACGCCGCCTGGGACTCCTTTTCCCTCGACGCCACCACCTTCGAACACCAAGGGAAACGCTACCTAATCTGGGCTCAAAGCGCCCCCGAATTCGATGGAAACTCCAGCCTCTTCATCGCGGAAATGGATACGCCCTGGTCCATCACCGGAAAGCCGGTATTGATCACTCGCCCCGAGTACGAATGGGAGAACCGCACGTACAAGGTGAACGAAGGAGCGGCTGTCCTAAAACGGCACGGTCGCGTCTTCGTGGCCTACTCAGGCAGCGCCACCGACCACGACTACGCCATGGGACTGCTTTGGGCGGATGAGGAGGCCGACCTTCTCGATCCGGCTTCCTGGACGAAGTCGCCCGGACCAGTGTTCGTGAGTTCGGAGGAAAATGGAATCTACGGCCCTGGCCATAACAGCTTCACCACGGACGAGCACGGAAACGACGTAATCATGTACCATGCTCGCAACTACAAAGAGATCGCCGGACCATCGCTACGCGACTGGAATCGCCATGCCCGCATCCAGCGCTTCGGCTGGACCTCCGACGGGTTTCCCGACTTTGGCCAACCCGCTCCGGACACTCCAGCCAAGGAAGCTCCCAAGCCCCTCTTCCGCGATCCCCTGTACGACGGCACCGCGGATCCCGTGGTGATCTGGAACGAGGATCGCGGACGCTGGTGGATGTTCTACACCAACCGCCGAGCGAAGGCGGAAGGACTTTCCGGCGTCGCTTGGGTGCATGGCACCCACATCGGCATCGCGGAATCCTGCGACCTGGGACACAGCTGGGAGCGCTTCGGCCAAGCGAACATAAACCTGCCCGAGGAAATCGACGTCGCCGATCCGACCCATTGGGCGCCGGAAGTCATGCGCGGGCCCGACGGCACCTATCACATGTACCTGACCTTCGTTCCAGGCGTATTCGAAAACTGGGGTCACCCGCGAAGCATCTTGCACCTCACCAGCGACAACCTTCTGGACTGGGAGTACCAATCGACTCTCGATCTTTCCTCCGACCGCGTGATCGACGCCTGCGTCGCCCGCCTCCCGGACGGCTCCTGGCGCATGTGGTACAACAACGAGCGCGACGGGAAATCCATTTACTATGCCGACAGCGATGACCTCTACAACTGGGAAGACCAGGGCAAGGCGGTCGGTGATCAGGCAGGCGAAGGCCCCAAGGTCGTGTATTGGAAAAACAGCTACTGGATGGTCACTGACGTGTGGGATGGCCTCGGCGTTTATCGTTCCGACGACGCCCTCGCTTGGGAAAGACAGGAAGGGGCGAACCTCCTGAAAGAGCCGGGCTCAGGCGAGGACGATCAAGTGATCGGCGGACATCCGGACATCGTTCTCCAAGGCGATCAGGCCTTCCTCTTCTATTTCACCCATCCTGGACGCGTCGAGCCGGGGCTGCCCGATTCCTACCAAACGCGTCGAAGCTCCATCCAAGTCGTCGAGCTCAAGTACGAAGACGGAAAACTGACCGCCAATCGCGACGAGCCCACCTACCTGAAGCTCGATCCTCAGTTCAGCTACCCGCTACGATAG